CTGTCGGGTGCCGGGGCGTACACCGATACGATCCAGGCGCTCGAGAGCCTCCTCGTGGTGCGCATCCTCGAGGTCGGGCTGCTCGCCGTCGCGGTGTTCCACATCCTCAACGGTCTCCGACTGTTGCTGGTGGATCTCGGCGTCGGGTTGGACGCGCAGGACAAGAGCTTCTACGCCTCGCTCGTGCTGACGGGCGCGATCGTCGTCGCGAGCGTGCCGACGTTCCTGGCGGGGGTGTTCTGACGGTGGCCGAGCGCTACTCGTCGTTCAAGCCCGGCGGCCGTCGGTGGCTCTGGCAGCGCATCACGGCGGCGTTTCTCGTCATCGTGCTCGCGTTTCACTTCTTCCTGTTGCACTTCGTCAACCACGCCGACGAGGTGACGTTCGCGATGTCCTCCGCGAGGATGGAACAGCTCTCGTACTACTCGCTGATGATCCTGTTCCTCGTGACGGCGACGTTCCACGGCGTCAACGGCGTCTACAACGCCCTCGTCAACCAGGGGCTCACCGGCACGAAACTACAGGTCGTCAGAGGGGTGCTCCTCGTCGCCAGCGCCGTGTTGATCGTCCAGGGCATCCGGACGGCGAACGCGTGGGCGGGCTTCCCGACGTTCTAACACCATGAGTACGCAACTTCCCGAGACCGAGACGCAGGAGGCGGAACCGGAGACCGAACAGCCCTCGAAGGGCGACGAGCGGCGGGCGAAACGCCGACGGCGAGCGGCCGAACGCGAGCGCGAACGGCAGGCCGAGGAGGCCGAGCGCGCGCGTGAAGCCGAGGATACCGTCCAGCTGAAGGTGTTCCGCTACGACCCCGAGGTACCAGAGAAAGAGAAACCGCGCTTCGACGAGTTTCACGTCCCCTTCACGAAGGGGATGACCGTCCTCGACGCGCTGATGTACGCGCGGGACACGTACGACTCGTCGCTCACCTTCAGGCACTCCTGTCGCCAGGCCATCTGTGGCTCCGACGCGCTGTTCGTCAACGGGCGACAGCGGCTCGGCTGCAAGACCCAGATCGCCGAGTTAGAGGAGCCGATCCGCGTCGAGCCGCTCCCCCACCAGGAGGTGGTGAAAGACCTCGTCGTGGACATGGAGCACTTCTACGACCAGATGGAGGCCGTCGAGCCGTACTTCCAGACCAACTCCCTCCCGGAGGGTGAACTCGACGAACAACGGCAGACCAGGGAGAACCGCGAGAAGGTCAAGATGTCCACCCGGTGCATCTGGTGTGGCGCGTGTATGTCCTCCTGTAACATCGCCGCCGGCGACAACCAGTACCTCGGCCCGGCCGCGATCAACAAGGCCTACCGGTTCGCGATGGACGAACGCGAGGGCGAGGACATCAAGCAACAGCGGCTGGAGATCATCGAGCAGGAACACGGCGTCTGGCGGTGTCAGACGCAGTTCTCCTGCACCGAGGTCTGCCCGAAGGACATCCCCCTGACGGAGCACATCCAGGAACTCAAACGCGAAGCGGTCAAGAACAACCTGAAGTTCTGGTGACAGAGGGGACGGCGGCGGAAACCCTCAAGTTCACCCGGTCCTAACCGGCACACACGGACGGACGTTTAAAAGGAACGCGGGACACACGGACACTCACTCACACAATGTACGAACACGACGTCATCGTGGTCGGCGCGGGCGGTGCGGGCCTGCGTGCGGCCATCGCAGCACAGGAAGAAGGGGCCGACGTGGCCATCGTCACGAAGCTCCACCCAGTCAGAAGCCACACGGGCGCGGCCGAGGGCGGCATCAACGCCGCGCTCCGCGAGGGCGACTCCTGGGAGGACCACGCCTACGACACCATGAAGGGGTCGGACTACCTCGCCGACGCCCCGGCGGTGGAGGCGCTCTGTACCGAGAGCCCGAAGGAGACGATCCAGCTCGAACACTGGGGGATGGCGTTCTCGCGCGACGAGGACGGCCGCGTCTCCCAGCGCCCGTTCGGCGGCCTCTCGTTCCCCCGGACGACGTACGCAGGAGCCGAGACCGGCCACCAGCTGCTCCACACGATGTACGAACAGCTGGTCAAACGCGGCATCGAGGTGTACGACGAGTGGTACGCCACCCGCCTCGCCGTGAGCGACGACGAGCGCCCCGAGGACCGAACCTGCCACGGCGTGGTCGCGTACGACATCCAGTCCGGCGAGATCGCCGGCTTCCGCGCCCGCAAGGGCGTCGTCCTCGCGACGGGCGGGCTGGGACAGGTGTTCGATCACACGACCAACGCCGTCTCCAACACCGGCGACGGCGTGGCGATGGCCTACCGTGCGGGCGTCCCCATCGAGGACATGGAGTTCATCCAGTTCCACCCGACGACGCTTCCGTCCACTGGTGTGCTCATCTCCGAGGGCGTCCGCGGCGAGGGCGGGATCCTCTACAACGCCGAGGGCGAGCGGTTCATGTACGAACACGGCTACGCGAACAACGCCGGGGAACTCGCCTCGCGGGACGTCGTCTCCCGCGCCGAACTCACGGAGGTGAACGAGGGGCGCGGAATCGAAGACGAGTACGTCCACCTCGACATGCGTCACCTCGGCGAGGAGCGCATCATCGACCGCCTGGAGAACATCCTCCACCTCGCGGAGGACTTCGAGGGCGTCGACGGCCTCGACGAGCCGATGCCGGTCAAACCCGGCCAGCACTACGCCATGGGCGGCGTCGAGACCGACGAGAACGGCGAGACCTGCGTGGCGGGGCTGTACGCCGCGGGCGAGTGCGCCTGTGCCTCGGTCCACGGGGCCAACCGCCTGGGAGGCAACGCTCTGCCGGAACTCATCGTCTTCGGCAAGCGCGCCGGCCAGCACGCCGCCGGCCGTGATCTGGGGACGGCACGGATCGAGACGGGTAAGCGCGGCGAGTACGAGGTCGGCGAGGTCGACACCCCGGTCACGCCCGGGGAGGTCACCGGCCGTGAGCCGGGCGACGTCGCCGCCGACGGCGGAGCGGCACCCGACGGCGGTCACGAGCCGGACGGTTCGGGAGCACGTGAGACCAGGTCTGACGGCGGTGCCACCGCGGAACTTACCCCCGACGAGTGCGTCGAACGCGCGGTCACCGACGAACGGACCCGCGTCGACGCGCTCATGTCCCGCGACGGGACGAACCACGCGAACATCCGCGCGGAAGTCCAGCAGTCGATGACCCGCTTCGTCAACGTCTTCCGCGAGGAAGAGGGGCTCAAGCAGGCGCTGCGCGACATCCGCGACGCGCGCGAGGCGTACCAGGACGTCGCCGTCTCGGACCCGTCGCGGACGTTCAACACCGACCTGATCCAGACCATCGAGACGCGGAACATCCTCGACATCGCGGAGGCGATCACCCTCGGCGCGCTCGTTCGCGACGAGTTCCGCGGCGCACACTGGCGCAAGGAGCATCAAGAACGCAAGGACGAGTCGTGGCTGAAGCACACGATGCTCTCGTGGAACGACGGTACCCCCGAGGTGTGGTTCCGTCCCGTCATCCTCGAAGGCGAGGAGAAGGCGTACGAACCGAAGATCCGGAGCTACTGAGTCGTCCCGTCCCGTCCCGCTTTTCCTCCTGTTGTTGACGGAGTCGCACGTTTCCACCGACTCGCTTCCCGTCGTCACCAACGGCTATTTGACGCGGCCGGAACGATACCCACGTGGAAGGGTGGCTCAGTGGTAGAGCACGCCGGGCGACCCCGTGTCATCCGGCGAATATTTGGCTTCGCGTGGTTCGACTCCCGCCCCTTCCACTCCGTGATCCGTTCGATGGATACCCTCACCCGTCGCCCGGTTTTCGACGATCGTTGAATGAGGGTTTTAGTATCGTCGTACCGTATCCGTGGAGCGATGACAGCGCAGTCGACACACATCGAGGTGCCCGAGGGCGTTCAGTCGCCGCGAGCGAAACTCGTCTACCTCTACCTCGCGACCGGGGGGTCGGCCACCGTCGGCGAACTGAAGACCGGGCTGGCGATGACGAAGCTGACACTCTACAGCGTTCTGCGGACCCTTTCGGAGCAGGGACTGGTGGAAAGAAAGCGAGGGCGGTACGCAGTCAGTTCGTGTTTCGCGGGGAACGAGCCTGCCTGACGTCCGCTCCGTCGCGGACCATGTCCTCACAGCTCGGGCAGACACGGGGGTTTTCGACACCGTCGGGGGTGAAGACGCGGGCATACGCGGGGGTTACGAAAGAACCGCAGTTCTGGCACTCCGGCATAACGTGACGGAGATGTGAGACACGTATTGTAAACTTTTCCCCCGCCGTCGGACGGCGGTCTGACGGATTCGTGACGGTATCTCCGACTGTCTGCCGGACCGTCAAAGAACGCTGATGACGATGCCGACCACGATGAGCAGTAACAACAGGGTCGAGACGACGAGAAAGAACTGATCTGCGCCGTCCATACACAGAGATAGGACCGTCTCGATGATAAAACTGACCGCTCGATCCGCTCACTCGGCCGCGGCGAGCATCGCCCGGACGTGGAGATGAGCCGAGAGTACCTGGAGCGCGACGCCGCTCACGAGCGCCAGGACCGTCACCGTCCCGACGCTGACGCCGAGGTTCGAGGGGGCGAACGGGTTGCCGCCGCCGAGGGCGAGAAACGAGTCGAGGAGTCGCTCACCGCCGAAGCCCATGAGCACGAGCACGTACGTCGAGAGGGTGGCGAAGCCGCCGGTGCCGAAGCCGAGCATCGAACAGAGGGTCTCGAACGTCACGAGTTCCCGGGCCTGGTTCTCGTCGAGCGGCCGGAGGCGGAGCCGGACGTGTTCGACGATCGCGTGACCGACGCCGGTGCCGGCGACGAAGACAACCGCGACCAGCGCGATGAACGCGACCTTCGGCGACGCGGCGGCCACGTCCGCGAAGTAGGCTCGGCGGAGGCCGGGCGGGAATACAGCGATGATCGGGAGCAGCGCCGCGAGCGCGAACAGCAGGTAGCTCTGGAGCGCGAGTTTTCGGTCGATCGGCTGGGCGAAGTAACTGAACTGGCGGGCCTGGAGGCGTTCGTACGGCGAATCGCTCAGAACCCGCTTGGCGATCGGGTCATCGGGGCGCACATCAGTCGGTGCATCGTTCAGGGCTATCAAGCTAGCGCCTGTTATCTGTGGGTCGATTATTCGTTCTGAGAGATGGGTTCGACGCCCGAACGCGTCGCCCGGTGTTGCAACGTTTAAGAACGCTCCGGCCATCGGACCGGACAGAATGAGTCGTGGCCGCCGAGTCGTCGTCGTGTTCATCGCCGTGGCGCTCCTCGTCGGCGGCGGGGCGGCGTCCGGGGACGTGCGGGCGACCGACCACGGGTCAGGCGGCTTCGGGGCGACGCAGTTGGGTGACGCTGGAATCGAACCCGACGGCGTCCTGTTGGGCGTCGACCTTCGCGCGGACGGGAGCGCGCGCTGGACCGTCGAGTACCGGGTCCGACTGAACGACGAGAACACGACGGCGGCGTTCGAGTCGCTCCGGACCGACATCGCGGCGAACGAGACGGCGTACACGGCGACGTTCGGCGAGCGGATGCGAGCGACCGCCCGTGCGGCCGAGAACACGACCGGGCGGGAGATGGGCGTGCGGAACGTCACGATCGACACCGCCCGCCAGCAGCTCCCACAGGAGTACGGCGTCGTCACGTACGGCTTCGAGTGGACGGGCTTCGCCGCCACGTCGGACGACGAGCTCCGGGCCGGCGACGCGCTCGCCGGCCTCTTCCTCGACCGCCAGACGACGCTCCTCGTCGCGTGGCCCGACGGCTACAGGCCGACCGCCGTCGATCCCTCACCCGACGAGCGCCGCGACGACGCCGTCGTCTGGGTCGGTCCGCTCGACTTCGACACGGGCCAGCCGGCTATCGTCCTGTCGGCGGCCGAGACGAAGACGGCGACAGCCGCCGGAGAGGGCGGTGACGGCGACGACGCCGGTCCCGACGACGGCGACTCGGCCGCCGGCGAGTCCGCGGCTGGCGAGCCGGTGTCGCTACTCGTGGCCGTCGGGGTCGTCGCGATCGGCGTCCTCGCGGCGCTCGCCTGGCGACGCTCGCGAAGCGGTGGCGGCGCCGAGCCGGCCGACGGCTCCGACGGCGACGCGGGTTCGGTGGCTCCCGACAGCGGGCGCGACGCGAGCGCGGAACCGCACGACTCGGACGCCGAGACGCGTCACGGCGGAGACGAGCCGGCCGCCCCCTGGACCGACGAACTCCTCAGTAACGAGGAACGCGTGCTGGCGCTCCTCGAACACAACGACGGGCGGATGAAACAGCAGGCGATCGCCGCGGAGTTGGAGTGGTCGGACGCGAAGACGAGTCAGGTGATCGGGAAGATGCGCGACGCCGACACGGTCGAGACGTTCCGGATCGGACGCGAGAACGTCGTCTCCTTCCCCGACGACGGCTTAGCGTGACGTTATCGCTCGAACCGGACGACGGCACGGGGGTAAACCCGGATGAATCGGGGTTGATTCGCCGTGACGGTCGCGGGTGTATAAGCGGACGCCGCCCGAAGCGAGGAGCGAGATGACACGCATCGGGACCGTCGTCGTGATCGTCGTCGCCCTCGTCGTCTTGGGGGCGCTCTCGTTTCCGGTCGTCGCGGTGGGCTCCGCGGCGTCGGTCGCGCCGACGGAAGCGACGGGCTGGGAACAGACGGAGCCGACGGACGATCCAAGCGAGAACGGAACCGAGACCGCACCGGGAACACGGCTGGCCGGCGCCGTCGGCGTCCAGGGGGCGGAACTCGGCGGCGAGGTCGAGTCACGCTCGCTCGGCCACCAGCTGAACCGCTCGGCATCGGCCGACTCGAAAGCGGCGGTGCTCGCCCGACAGGCGAACCAGAGCCGGAGCCGGCTGGCGGCGCTCCGAACGGAGCTGACGCGACTCGACGCGGCCTACGAGAACGGGACGGTGAGCGAACGCGAGTACCGTGTCCGAACCGCACAGCTGAGCGCGCAGGTCGTCACCGTCCAGCGGGTGACGGGTCGGGCGTCGACGACCGCGGCCGAACTCCCGGACGGAGCCCTCGGACGGAACGGGGTGAACGTGACCGAGCTACGGTCGCTCCGTTCGGCGGCCGGAGCGCTCACCGGTCCCGAGCGGGCGGCCGTCGCCCGGTCGGTCGCCGGGCCAGCGGTCGGATCCGGGTTCGGTCCCGACCGCGCGGCGAACCGGAGCCGGGGAGCACCGGCCGGTCCGGCGGCCGATGCGCCCGGCCGGAGTGGCGACGGTGGCGCGGGTGACTCACCGGGTGGCCCCCCTGACCAGGCGAACCGAAGCAGTCGAGACGACGGACAGGGTGCCCCGGCGAACGGCCCACCCGACCAGGCGGGGAGCGAGAACGCCACCGACGACGGCGGGCCGGTGGGAGAGGGACAGCCGAACGGGAGCGGCGACGAACGAGGCCGGGACGACGCGGGGAACGAGCAGGGATCGGACGGCAACGGCGCTGACGGCCGCGACGACGCACCGGGACGGAGCGGCGAAGCACGCGGTGGGTGACCGCGATGGCCGGAACGCTCCCGGTTCGATCTGTCCGACTCCGTGTCAGTCAGTCACGCAGATACAATTAAATCGCTGCCGCCCGTTACCGGAAACGAATGCAGACCGCGTTCGCGGTGGTAGCGCTCCCCGTCGGGCTCGTCCTCGTCGCGGTGAGCGTCGTCACCGCGGCGCTGTACACGCCGTACACCACCTCACGCGTCGACACCGCGATCACCGCCTTCATCGGTGTGACGCTCCAGCTCGGGAGCCTCGTCGCGACCGCCGCCGCCGTCCTCTTCGTCTTCGGTTCGCTGGGGATCGCGGGGCTCGAGGTCCCGTTGCTCGTCCAGGTCGTCCTCGCGTACGCCGCGAGCCACCTCACGATCTACGTCGCCTGCTTGAAGGTGACCTCGCTGCAGGAACGGCCGCTGGATCCGGGCGTCGTCCTCCAGTCGGGGCCACTGCGGTTCCTCTCGGGGACGCCGGAAGCCACTGAATCGACGACTGAGGAGTCCTGACCGCCATCTCGGCCGGGTTTCGTCCGACGAGCGTCTGACACAAGGTATTTATTCCAGTCGTCGGTACATTACGGCAGACCGAGGAGGTCCAGCGGCAGACTACGGGTAGGGGTACACGGATCTGACGCTGTCTCCCGGCGTATTATCGGAGGAACCAACCGATCAGCGACCGCTCCGCCCGCCGATGCGCCCGCCGAGCGAGACGGCGATAGCTATTTGCCAGGATACATCATAGTCGTCCATGGGGGAACACAATGGCCACAACGACGATAGTCCACTGTCCGGGATGCGGGTGGACCGGCGAGAGACTCGAACTGGATGACGCACACGGGGGACCGGCCTGTCCGACCTGCGGAGCACGGGTCACGATCCGCTGACGTCGCGGAACAGACGGTTCGTCCCCGGTCGCGGACGCAGTCACGTACCGTCTCTGACCCTCGCATCCGTCACGGCCGCATCTCGCCGGCCAGCCAACGACTCATTCGTTCTTTGTACCCGACCGGTGGAGTGGCTACTCGGTCGTCCGTCGGACGGGCCCGTCACTCGCCGTTCCGGGACCGCCCCCGAAGCACGGCTCGGCGACCGTCGTCTCGACAGCCGCTCGATCGTACCGCGTCTCGCGCATCGACTCCGCCGCGGACAGGCTGATTACCGTTCAGTTCGTATCCAGATCCGTATGAACGTTCGTCTCCCCGTCCTGTTCGCTGTCGTTCTCCTCGTCGTCTCCGGCGTGGCCGGTGCCGTGGCGGCACCACGGGGCCAGCCGGTGGACACCGAACCGCCCGTCCGCGTCTTCGTCGGCGAGACGCTCAACGTCTCCGCGGTAGAGCTGACCGGCGGCGGGACCGTCGGCCCGGGTTCCGTGACGCTCGTCGGTGTCGCGGGCGATGCCGACGGCACCATCGAAGATCTCGGCGAGTCGACCGACGCCGACTTCGCCGGGCTGCCGACCGGCGCATACGACGTCCAGGTCGACGGCGACGACCGAGCGGACTTCTCGGTCGTCGAGCCGCGCGTGACCGAGGTCGTCGTCAGGAACCAGAACGGAGCCAACGTGACGAACGGCTGGGAGCCGACCGGCGAGCGCCTCACCGTCACCGTCGAGTACAATTTCGACGCGGCCGATCGACTCGACCTCACCGTCGACAGTCCCGACGGCCTGGACGTGACGAGCGCGGTCGCGTCCGGCGATCGGTTCACGACCAGCGGCGACTCGGTCACGCTCGATCTCTCCGACGAACCCGAGGGGACGTTCCGGATCACGGTCGAAGGGAGCGATCTGGAGGACGCGACGCAGACCGTGACCGTCCGGACGGGACCGCGCCGAACGGCGACCCCGCTTCCGCCGGCCGAACCGTCGACCGACACCCCGACGGCGACCCCCACCACGCCGACACCGACCGAGACGGCGACCGACAGCCCGACGCCAACCCCCACGACCACGCCGACCCCGACCGAGACGGCGACTCCCACGACGACAGCGACCCCGACCGAGACGGCCTCGCCCACGGCCTCCCCGACGACGTCGACCGCCACACCCGGCTTCGGCCCGCTCGTCGTCCTCGGTGCCCTGATCGCGCTGCTCGCGCTCGCGCGGTGGCGATCCTGACGAGCCGGTCGACGACCACTGGACGTCCGGGACCGACGCTATCGCGTCGCGCCGGACTGTCGGCCGGACCGTCGGGTCGGGCAGAGTATCGCAGTTGAGAGCCGGGGCGTGAGCTACTTGTGTGCCAGCGGCGTCCGTTCGTTCAGTAGATGGGAACAGTGAGGCTGAAACCCGGACCGCTGTCGGCGCAGGCGTTCAACCTCGGCTCGATCGTCGCGGTGCTCCTCGCGTGTGCGGCGTTCGGTGCGTGTCTCTGGTACGGCGTGTTCCGACCGCTCGAAGCGTTGGCCCTGGCGGTCGTCGTCGTCCCCCCGTATCTTCTCCTCGTCGCCTGCGGCCTCAGCGTCTGGCTGGGCTTCGACCGCGACGCGAGAGCTCGCGGGAGAGCGCCCGGACGGGAGATCTGATCGGCTACCGGCAGGTGGTTCTCGGGGCGTCTCGTCGCTCACCCGATGGCACTACCGAGGAGACGGACGGGAGTTCACGCGCAGAAAGAGCCAGGGACGGGATTCGAACCCGTGAAGTCTCGATTACAAGTCGAGTGCATG
This Salinigranum marinum DNA region includes the following protein-coding sequences:
- the sdhC gene encoding succinate dehydrogenase, cytochrome b556 subunit, with the translated sequence MSKHYNRGLVEDFGRWREFSAGMWAWVFHKFTGWVLVGYLFTHIAVLSTALSGAGAYTDTIQALESLLVVRILEVGLLAVAVFHILNGLRLLLVDLGVGLDAQDKSFYASLVLTGAIVVASVPTFLAGVF
- a CDS encoding succinate dehydrogenase hydrophobic membrane anchor subunit — protein: MAERYSSFKPGGRRWLWQRITAAFLVIVLAFHFFLLHFVNHADEVTFAMSSARMEQLSYYSLMILFLVTATFHGVNGVYNALVNQGLTGTKLQVVRGVLLVASAVLIVQGIRTANAWAGFPTF
- a CDS encoding succinate dehydrogenase/fumarate reductase iron-sulfur subunit; translation: MSTQLPETETQEAEPETEQPSKGDERRAKRRRRAAERERERQAEEAERAREAEDTVQLKVFRYDPEVPEKEKPRFDEFHVPFTKGMTVLDALMYARDTYDSSLTFRHSCRQAICGSDALFVNGRQRLGCKTQIAELEEPIRVEPLPHQEVVKDLVVDMEHFYDQMEAVEPYFQTNSLPEGELDEQRQTRENREKVKMSTRCIWCGACMSSCNIAAGDNQYLGPAAINKAYRFAMDEREGEDIKQQRLEIIEQEHGVWRCQTQFSCTEVCPKDIPLTEHIQELKREAVKNNLKFW
- a CDS encoding FAD-binding protein, translated to MYEHDVIVVGAGGAGLRAAIAAQEEGADVAIVTKLHPVRSHTGAAEGGINAALREGDSWEDHAYDTMKGSDYLADAPAVEALCTESPKETIQLEHWGMAFSRDEDGRVSQRPFGGLSFPRTTYAGAETGHQLLHTMYEQLVKRGIEVYDEWYATRLAVSDDERPEDRTCHGVVAYDIQSGEIAGFRARKGVVLATGGLGQVFDHTTNAVSNTGDGVAMAYRAGVPIEDMEFIQFHPTTLPSTGVLISEGVRGEGGILYNAEGERFMYEHGYANNAGELASRDVVSRAELTEVNEGRGIEDEYVHLDMRHLGEERIIDRLENILHLAEDFEGVDGLDEPMPVKPGQHYAMGGVETDENGETCVAGLYAAGECACASVHGANRLGGNALPELIVFGKRAGQHAAGRDLGTARIETGKRGEYEVGEVDTPVTPGEVTGREPGDVAADGGAAPDGGHEPDGSGARETRSDGGATAELTPDECVERAVTDERTRVDALMSRDGTNHANIRAEVQQSMTRFVNVFREEEGLKQALRDIRDAREAYQDVAVSDPSRTFNTDLIQTIETRNILDIAEAITLGALVRDEFRGAHWRKEHQERKDESWLKHTMLSWNDGTPEVWFRPVILEGEEKAYEPKIRSY
- a CDS encoding helix-turn-helix domain-containing protein, producing MTAQSTHIEVPEGVQSPRAKLVYLYLATGGSATVGELKTGLAMTKLTLYSVLRTLSEQGLVERKRGRYAVSSCFAGNEPA
- a CDS encoding DUF7563 family protein gives rise to the protein MPECQNCGSFVTPAYARVFTPDGVENPRVCPSCEDMVRDGADVRQARSPRNTN
- a CDS encoding helix-turn-helix transcriptional regulator, coding for MSRGRRVVVVFIAVALLVGGGAASGDVRATDHGSGGFGATQLGDAGIEPDGVLLGVDLRADGSARWTVEYRVRLNDENTTAAFESLRTDIAANETAYTATFGERMRATARAAENTTGREMGVRNVTIDTARQQLPQEYGVVTYGFEWTGFAATSDDELRAGDALAGLFLDRQTTLLVAWPDGYRPTAVDPSPDERRDDAVVWVGPLDFDTGQPAIVLSAAETKTATAAGEGGDGDDAGPDDGDSAAGESAAGEPVSLLVAVGVVAIGVLAALAWRRSRSGGGAEPADGSDGDAGSVAPDSGRDASAEPHDSDAETRHGGDEPAAPWTDELLSNEERVLALLEHNDGRMKQQAIAAELEWSDAKTSQVIGKMRDADTVETFRIGRENVVSFPDDGLA